A section of the Oryza sativa Japonica Group chromosome 1, ASM3414082v1 genome encodes:
- the LOC4324697 gene encoding probable sulfate transporter 3.5 — protein sequence MGTEAGDVDGRNHRPGRGSSASSRHLHGVGGASAAEVNLSGRRPFAEKLWSDLAETFFPDDPFRGFGALPPARRAWCAVKYFVPALDWVPRYGLDKFKFDLLAGITIASLAIPQGISYARLANLPPIIGLYSSFVPPLMYAVFGSSNNLAVGTVAAASLLLASIIETEVAADENPQLYLQLFYTAAFFTGLFQTALGVFRLGLIVDFLSRSTITGFMGGTAMIIILQQFKGLLGMKHFTTKTDIISVLHSTYHYRHEWKWQSAVLGICFLLFLMSSKHLRKKLPKLFWVSAIAPFMVVVIGGIFAFLVKGDEHGIPIVGNLNKGINPLSIAQLTFQSRHMKTAVKAGLLSGILALAEGIAVGRSLAMVKNEQIDGNKEMIAFGIMNIAGSFTSCYLTTGPFSKSAVNFHAGCKTPMSNVVMSVCIMLVLLFLAPLFKYTPLVALSSIIVVAMIGLVKVKEFCHLYKVDKFDFCICMVAFLGVVFFTMVAGLSASVGLSVVRALLYVARPATCKLGNIAGSETFRDVKQYPQAKSIPGILVLQLGSPIYFVNAGYLRERILRWVEDEDNLCKSVGHDLQYLVLDLGGVTSVDNSGVGMLLEVHKSLERRGITIALTNPRLEVTEKLVLSGYVRDILGDEWVFLTVKDAITACRYALQISRNKGEDEV from the exons ATGGGGACggaggccggcgacgtcgacggccGCAACCACCGGCCCGGCCGCGGGTCGTCCGCGTCGTCGCGCCACCTGCACGGCGTGGGAGGCGcctcggcggcggaggtgaaCCTGTCCGGGCGCCGCCCGTTCGCGGAGAAGCTGTGGTCGGACCTCGCGGAGACGTTCTTCCCCGACGACCCGTTCCGCGGGTTCGGCGCGCTGCCCCCGGCCAGGCGCGCGTGGTGCGCGGTCAAGTACTTCGTCCCGGCGCTGGACTGGGTCCCGCGCTACGGCCTCGACAAGTTCAAGTtcgacctcctcgccggcaTCACCATCGCCAGCCTCGCCATCCCGCAGGGCATCAGCTACGCCCGCCTCGCCAACCTCCCTCCAATCATCGGCCTCT ATTCGAGCTTCGTGCCGCCGTTGATGTACGCGGTGTTCGGGAGCTCCAACAACCTGGCGGTggggacggtggcggcggcgtcgctgctGCTGGCGTCCATCATCGagacggaggtggcggcggacgaGAACCCGCAGCTGTACCTGCAGCTCTTCTACACCGCCGCCTTCTTCACCGGCCTCTTCCAGACCGCGCTAGGCGTCTTtag GTTAGGGCTAATAGTGGATTTCCTCTCGCGGTCGACGATCACCGGGTTCATGGGCGGCACGGCGATGATCATCATACTGCAGCAGTTCAAGGGCCTCCTGGGGATGAAGCACTTCACCACCAAGACAGACATCATCTCCGTCCTGCACTCCACCTACCATTACCGGCACGAG TGGAAATGGCAGAGTGCAGTTCTCGGCATATGCTTCCTCTTGTTCTTGATGTCGAGTAAGCACCTG AGAAAGAAACTGCCAAAGTTGTTCTGGGTGTCGGCCATTGCGCCATTCATGGTTGTCGTCATCGGAGGCATCTTCGCTTTCCTTGTCAAGGGTGACGAGCATGGAATTCCGATA GTCGGTAACCTGAATAAAGGGATCAATCCCCTGTCCATTGCGCAGCTAACGTTCCAGTCCAGGCACATGAAGACGGCAGTGAAAGCTGGTCTCTTGTCTGGGATCCTAGCACTGGCA GAAGGAATAGCCGTCGGCCGAAGCTTGGCGATGGTCAAGAACGAGCAGATCGACGGCAACAAGGAGATGATCGCGTTTGGTATCATGAACATCGCCGGTTCTTTCACCTCCTGCTACCTCACGACAG GGCCGTTCTCAAAGTCGGCGGTGAACTTCCACGCCGGGTGCAAGACGCCGATGTCGAACGTGGTGATGTCGGTGTGCATcatgctggtgctgctgttccTGGCACCCCTCTTCAAGTACACCCCGCTGGTGGCGCTCTcctccatcatcgtcgtcgccatGATCGGGCTCGTCAAGGTCAAGGAGTTCTGCCACCTCTACAAGGTCGACAAGTTCGACTTCTGCATCTGCATGGTCGCCTTCCTCGgcgtcgtcttcttcaccaTGGTCGCAGGCCTCAGCGCATCC GTAGGCTTGTCAGTTGTCAGGGCGTTGCTGTACGTGGCCAGGCCTGCCACCTGCAAGCTCGGGAACATAGCAGGGAGCGAGACCTTCCGCGACGTGAAGCAATACCCCCAAGCGAAGAGCATCCCTGGCATCCTCGTCTTGCAGCTCGGCTCTCCCATCTACTTCGTCAATGCGGGTTACCTGCGAGAAAG GATTTTGAGATGGGTGGAAGATGAGGATAACCTGTGCAAGAGCGTCGGGCACGATCTGCAATACTTGGTTCTTGATCTTGGTG GTGTCACTTCTGTCGACAACTCTGGAGTTGGGATGCTACTAGAAGTACACAAGAGCCTCGAACGAAGAGGGATCACG ATAGCTCTGACGAATCCGAGGCTAGAGGTAACAGAGAAGCTGGTGCTGTCTGGATACGTCAGGGACATCTTAGGGGATGAGTGGGTCTTCCTGACGGTCAAGGACGCCATCACGGCGTGTCGATACGCGCTGCAGATATCCAGAAATAAGGGAGAAGACGAAGTATAG
- the LOC4324698 gene encoding uncharacterized protein, which translates to MAEKEEAEEEVEDEEEYESDLDDAPLPAVRRRAAASDDEEGGGASGSSAPWSVAGSDLDSYSDSDGQGAAEMYDDEEEGSEERDELEAGGGGGGGGGGGGVGGGEALEDEGKCADEEALEDEGRYGDEEADGVVAALGDEGKCDGEEAEVEAAVEGAEVVNKEGEAQAVPTIGAFYMHDDRFRDPENGRHGSQRKNFGGQKLWYPKDDNVWAHDRFYEMNSHHDRLYETNSHNSPNDSGRGPRGSFRAWGGDRTHRYDHGYLERTLSQSYYHDDREEYKYVPKEPRTFFATTRDHISFLKESNNMYGSANNYKRVPSKFHTYYDHGDTKNFAYVQRESHTYYGNAKDFTSAHDGYRGGVSNPYVSHWRSDPEICSGQYIRSQNEEASSNAEGGKVSLSNSGFPN; encoded by the exons ATGGccgagaaggaggaggcggaggaggaggtggaggatgaggaggagtaCGAGAGCGACCTCGACGACGCGCCCCTACCGGCGGTGAGGcgacgcgccgcggcgagcgacgacgaggagggcggcggcgcgtcgggtTCATCGGCGCCGTGGAGCGTGGCGGGGTCGGACCTCGACTCCTACTCCGACTCCGACGGGCAGGGCGCCGCGGAGATgtacgacgacgaggaggaggggtcCGAGGAACGCGATGAGTTGGAggcgggaggtggtggtggtggtggtggtggtggtggtggtgttggggGAGGAGAGGCACTTGAGGACGAGGGGAAGTGCGCCGACGAAGAAGCGCTTGAGGACGAGGGGAGGTACGGCGACGAGGAAGCGGATGGCGTGGTCGCGGCACTTGGGGACGAGGGTAAGTGCGACGgtgaggaggcggaggtggaagcCGCGGTGGAAGGAGCGGAGGTGGTGAACAAGGAGGGCGAGGCCCAGGCCGTACCAACGATAGGCGCCTTCTACATGCACGATGACCGTTTCCGTGACCCGGAGAATGGCAGGCACGGGAGCCAAAG GAAAAATTTCGGTGGCCAAAAGTTATGGTATCCTAAAGATGATAACGTATGGGCGCATGATAGGTTTTATGAGATGAATTCCCATCATGATAGGCTTTATGAGACGAACTCCCATAACTCTCCAAATGACAGT GGAAGGGGACCAAGAGGCTCTTTTAGAGCATGGGGTGGGGATAGAACACATCGTTATGATCATGGCTATCTTGAAAGAACTTTATCCCAATCTTACTATCATGATGATAGAGAAGAGTACAAGTATGTCCCAAAGGAACCACGTACTTTCTTTGCTACCACCAGGGACCACATTAGCTTTCTGAAAGAATCCAACAATATGTATGGCAGTGCCAATAACTACAAAAGAGTTCCAAGTAAATTTCACACTTACTATGATCATGGTGATACCAAGAATTTTGCCTATGTTCAAAGAGAATCACATACCTATTATGGCAATGCTAAAGATTTCACCAGTGCACACGATGGTTACAGGGGGGGAGTTTCTAACCCGTATGTATCTCATTGGAGGAGTGATCCAGAGATATGTTCAGGACAATATATTAG ATCTCAGAATGAAGAGGCTTCTTCCAATGCAGAAGGGGGAAAAGTATCCCTCTCAAACTCTGGGTTTCCAAACTGA
- the LOC4324699 gene encoding protein SODIUM POTASSIUM ROOT DEFECTIVE 2 yields the protein MGRKLGFEKVLDCFSLALCTNACVCIHSVEDDEEEAIEREALVSSQLEELVKLKDLVGGAKTLAFHLEPKTVELRVSMHCYGCAKKVQKHISKMDGVTSFEVDLESKKVVVIGDITPYEVLASVSKVMKFAELWVAPNSQGC from the exons ATGGGGAGGAAGCTAGGTTTTGAGAAGGTCCTCGACTGCTTCTCCCTCGCTCTCTGCACGAACGCCTGCGTCTGCATACATTCGGTggaagacgacgaggaggaggccatCGAGAGGGAGGCGCTGGTGAGCTCTCAGCTGGAAGAGCTTGTGAAGCTCAAGGATCTCGTCGGCGGAGCCAAGACTCTCGCTTTCCATCTAGAGCCAAAG ACCGTGGAGCTCAGGGTGTCCATGCACTGCTACGGATGCGCCAAGAAAGTTCAGAAGCATATATCCAAGATGGACG GTGTTACGTCGTTTGAGGTAGATCTAGAGAGTAAGAAGGTGGTGGTGATAGGGGATATCACGCCGTATGAGGTGCTGGCGAGCGTCTCCAAGGTGATGAAGTTTGCAGAGCTGTGGGTGGCCCCCAACTCCCAAGGTTGCTAG
- the LOC4324700 gene encoding fe-S cluster assembly factor HCF101, chloroplastic produces the protein MRNLRAAAPASFLAPPAPPLLLPPSTPTPRGAFSAKASPAAAAAQAHGWCPSPRRVGRLRRRAGAASSSVASVEDAKKDVLVALSQIIDPDFGTDIVSCGFVKDLEISEALEEVSFRLELTTPACPIKDMFEEKANEVVAALPWVKKVNVTMSAQPARPAYAGELPEGLQKISNIIAVSSCKGGVGKSTVAVNLAYTLAGMGARVGIFDADVFGPSLPTMVSPENRLLVMNPESRSILPTEYLGVKMVSFGFAGQGRAIMRGPMVSGVINQLLTTTDWGELDYLVIDMPPGTGDIHLTLCQVAPLTAAVIVTTPQKLAFIDVAKGVRMFSKLKVPCVAVVENMCYFDADGKRFYPFGQGSGAQVVQQFGIPHLFDLPIRPTLSASGDTGIPEVVADPQGDVAKTFQNLGVCVVQQCAKIRQQVSTAVSYDRSIRAIRVKVPDSDEEFLLHPATVRRNDRSAQSVDEWTGEQKVQYGDIPEDIEPEEIRPMGNYAVSITWPDGFSQIAPYDQLEMLERLVDVPRATTAAVSS, from the exons ATGCGgaacctccgcgccgccgcgcctgcctccttcctcgcgccgcccgcgccccctctcctcctccccccgtcGACTCCAACCCCGCGAG GCGCCTTCTCGGCGAAGGCTTCTcctgccgcggcggccgcccagGCGCATGGCTGGTGCCCCTCGCCGCGGCGCGTgggccggctccggcggcgcgcgggagccGCTTCGTCGAGCG TGGCGTCGGTGGAGGACGCCAAGAAGGACGTGCTCGTGGCGCTCTCCCAAATCATCGATCCCGACTTCGGGACGGACATCGTCTCGTGCGGGTTCGTCAAGGACCTGGAGATTAGCGAGGCCTTGGAAGAG GTCTCGTTTCGTCTGGAGCTGACGACTCCTGCCTGCCCGATCAAGGACATG TTTGAAGAGAAGGCAAATGAGGTTGTTGCAGCACTTCCTTGGGTCAAGAAGGTCAATGTTACAATGTCTGCGCAACCTGCACGACCAGCATACGCAGGGGAGCTTCCAGAAGGATTGCAGAAGATTTCGAATATCATAGCAGTTTCAAGCTGCAAG GGAGGAGTTGGAAAGTCTACAGTTGCTGTAAATCTTGCATATACATTAGCTGGTATGGGGGCCAGGGTTGGAATATTTGATGCTGATGTCTTCGGTCCGAGCTTACCAACTATGGTTTCTCCTGAAAACCGGCTGCTAGTGATG AACCCAGAAAGCAGAAGTATTCTTCCAACCGAGTATTTGGGCGTCAAGATGGTGTCTTTTGGCTTTGCTGGACAAGGAAGAGCTATAATGCGTGGTCCAATGGTTTCGGGAGTGATTAATCAGTTGCTGACCACTACTGATTG GGGCGAACTCGACTACCTTGTCATTGACATGCCTCCAGGAACAGGAGATATACACTTAACACTCTGTCAG GTAGCCCCATTGACTGCAGCTGTCATTGTTACCACCCCTCAGAAGCTTGCTTTCATCGATGTTGCAAAGGGAGTTAGAATGTTTTCCAAGCTGAAG GTTCCGTGCGTTGCAGTTGTTGAGAACATGTGCTACTTCGATGCTGATGGAAAACGATTTTACCCATTTGGGCAAGGTTCTGGAGCTCAG GTTGTGCAGCAGTTTGGAATACCTCACCTCTTCGATTTGCCGATACGGCCAACT CTTTCAGCGTCTGGAGATACTGGAATTCCTGAAGTAGTGGCTGATCCACAAGGGGATGTTGCTAAGACGTTTCAGAATCTTGGAGTTTGTGTTGTTCAGCAGTGTGCTAAAATCAGACAACAGG TTTCAACAGCAGTTTCCTATGATAGATCAATTAGAGCAATCCGAGTGAAAGTACCAGATTCAGATGAAGAGTTCTTGTTGCATCCAGCAACAGTCAGAAGGAATGACCGATCTGCTCAAAGTGTG GACGAATGGACAGGTGAGCAGAAAGTACAATATGGTGATATACCAGAAGACATTGAACCTGAAGAGATCCGTCCTATGGGAAACTACGCAGTTTCTATAACTTGGCCTGATGGTTTTTCTCAG ATAGCACCTTATGATCAATTGGAAATGCTTGAGAGGCTTGTGGATGTTCCTcgtgcaacaacagcagcagtcTCTTCATGA
- the LOC4324700 gene encoding fe-S cluster assembly factor HCF101, chloroplastic isoform X1, which translates to MRNLRAAAPASFLAPPAPPLLLPPSTPTPRGAFSAKASPAAAAAQAHGWCPSPRRVGRLRRRAGAASSSGNLLASVEDAKKDVLVALSQIIDPDFGTDIVSCGFVKDLEISEALEEVSFRLELTTPACPIKDMFEEKANEVVAALPWVKKVNVTMSAQPARPAYAGELPEGLQKISNIIAVSSCKGGVGKSTVAVNLAYTLAGMGARVGIFDADVFGPSLPTMVSPENRLLVMNPESRSILPTEYLGVKMVSFGFAGQGRAIMRGPMVSGVINQLLTTTDWGELDYLVIDMPPGTGDIHLTLCQVAPLTAAVIVTTPQKLAFIDVAKGVRMFSKLKVPCVAVVENMCYFDADGKRFYPFGQGSGAQVVQQFGIPHLFDLPIRPTLSASGDTGIPEVVADPQGDVAKTFQNLGVCVVQQCAKIRQQVSTAVSYDRSIRAIRVKVPDSDEEFLLHPATVRRNDRSAQSVDEWTGEQKVQYGDIPEDIEPEEIRPMGNYAVSITWPDGFSQIAPYDQLEMLERLVDVPRATTAAVSS; encoded by the exons ATGCGgaacctccgcgccgccgcgcctgcctccttcctcgcgccgcccgcgccccctctcctcctccccccgtcGACTCCAACCCCGCGAG GCGCCTTCTCGGCGAAGGCTTCTcctgccgcggcggccgcccagGCGCATGGCTGGTGCCCCTCGCCGCGGCGCGTgggccggctccggcggcgcgcgggagccGCTTCGTCGAGCGGTAACCTTC TGGCGTCGGTGGAGGACGCCAAGAAGGACGTGCTCGTGGCGCTCTCCCAAATCATCGATCCCGACTTCGGGACGGACATCGTCTCGTGCGGGTTCGTCAAGGACCTGGAGATTAGCGAGGCCTTGGAAGAG GTCTCGTTTCGTCTGGAGCTGACGACTCCTGCCTGCCCGATCAAGGACATG TTTGAAGAGAAGGCAAATGAGGTTGTTGCAGCACTTCCTTGGGTCAAGAAGGTCAATGTTACAATGTCTGCGCAACCTGCACGACCAGCATACGCAGGGGAGCTTCCAGAAGGATTGCAGAAGATTTCGAATATCATAGCAGTTTCAAGCTGCAAG GGAGGAGTTGGAAAGTCTACAGTTGCTGTAAATCTTGCATATACATTAGCTGGTATGGGGGCCAGGGTTGGAATATTTGATGCTGATGTCTTCGGTCCGAGCTTACCAACTATGGTTTCTCCTGAAAACCGGCTGCTAGTGATG AACCCAGAAAGCAGAAGTATTCTTCCAACCGAGTATTTGGGCGTCAAGATGGTGTCTTTTGGCTTTGCTGGACAAGGAAGAGCTATAATGCGTGGTCCAATGGTTTCGGGAGTGATTAATCAGTTGCTGACCACTACTGATTG GGGCGAACTCGACTACCTTGTCATTGACATGCCTCCAGGAACAGGAGATATACACTTAACACTCTGTCAG GTAGCCCCATTGACTGCAGCTGTCATTGTTACCACCCCTCAGAAGCTTGCTTTCATCGATGTTGCAAAGGGAGTTAGAATGTTTTCCAAGCTGAAG GTTCCGTGCGTTGCAGTTGTTGAGAACATGTGCTACTTCGATGCTGATGGAAAACGATTTTACCCATTTGGGCAAGGTTCTGGAGCTCAG GTTGTGCAGCAGTTTGGAATACCTCACCTCTTCGATTTGCCGATACGGCCAACT CTTTCAGCGTCTGGAGATACTGGAATTCCTGAAGTAGTGGCTGATCCACAAGGGGATGTTGCTAAGACGTTTCAGAATCTTGGAGTTTGTGTTGTTCAGCAGTGTGCTAAAATCAGACAACAGG TTTCAACAGCAGTTTCCTATGATAGATCAATTAGAGCAATCCGAGTGAAAGTACCAGATTCAGATGAAGAGTTCTTGTTGCATCCAGCAACAGTCAGAAGGAATGACCGATCTGCTCAAAGTGTG GACGAATGGACAGGTGAGCAGAAAGTACAATATGGTGATATACCAGAAGACATTGAACCTGAAGAGATCCGTCCTATGGGAAACTACGCAGTTTCTATAACTTGGCCTGATGGTTTTTCTCAG ATAGCACCTTATGATCAATTGGAAATGCTTGAGAGGCTTGTGGATGTTCCTcgtgcaacaacagcagcagtcTCTTCATGA
- the LOC107276726 gene encoding GDSL esterase/lipase At4g10955: MGKMPSQKDIFEVSGPTYLTYVNWNCPHHQRSVMASLVQGVYVMERDRQWNRHGHDARAPAWWRFFHFEVREVLVDAADSSIFGAVYAFQPPWHLLDPAAAAAASAPHYVVAFRGTITKKASASRDLALDLQLVRNGLDRTSRFHAAMRTVHAVVAAAGHQHHHRVWLAGHSLGSAISTLAAKSMARAGVALPTFLFNAPFPSAPVERIGDRRVRQGVRIANSFVTAAAATLLHHGSGGGGYDAFAALARWVPNVFVNPGDPISAEYVGYFDHRKKMEDIGAGAVGRVATRNSVKDLLLGIGTAGGCEPLHLFPSAVLTVNRGASPDFKAAHGIHQWWRPDLALECAAHYY; the protein is encoded by the exons ATGGGCAAAATGCCGTCACAGAAGGACATCTTTGAGGTGTCAGGACCTACGTACTTGACATATGTGAATTG GAATTGCCCGCACCACCAGCGATCCGTCATGGCGAGCCTCGTCCAGGGCGTGTACGTCATGGAGCGCGACCGGCAGTGGAACCGGCACGGCCACGACGCCCGCGCGCCGGCGTGGTGGAGGTTCTTCCACTTCGAGGTACGAGAGGTGCTCGTGGACGCCGCCgactcctccatcttcggcgcCGTCTACGCGTTCCAGCCGCCGTGGCACCTcctcgaccccgccgccgccgccgctgccagcgCGCCGCACTACGTCGTCGCGTTCCGCGGCACCATCACCAAGAAGGCCTCGGCGTCCCGGGACCTGGCGCTCGACCTCCAGCTCGTCCGCAACGGCCTCGACCGCACCTCCCGCTTCCACGCCGCCATGCGGACCGTCCACGCCGTCGTGGCCGCGGCGGGGCATCAGCATCACCACCGCGTCTGGCTGGCCGGCCACTCCCTGGGCTCCGCCATCTCGACGCTCGCCGCCAAGTCCATGGCCAGGGCGGGCGTCGCCCTCCCCACGTTCCTCTTCAACGCGCCGTTCCCGTCGGCGCCGGTGGAGAGGATCGGCGACAGGCGGGTGAGGCAGGGCGTCCGCATCGCCAACAGcttcgtcaccgccgccgcggccaccctCCTGCaccatggcagcggcggcggaggctacGACGCCTTCGCGGCGCTGGCGCGGTGGGTGCCCAACGTGTTCGTCAACCCGGGGGACCCGATCAGCGCCGAGTACGTGGGGTACTTCGACCACCGGAAGAAGATGGAGGACATCGGCGCGGGCGCCGTGGggagggtggcgacgaggaaCTCGGTGAAGGACCTGCTGCTGGGCATCGGCACGGCGGGTGGATGCGAGCCGCTGCACCTGTTCCCGTCCGCCGTCCTGACGGTGAACCGCGGCGCGTCGCCGGACTTCAAGGCGGCGCACGGGATCCACCAGTGGTGGAGGCCGGACCTGGCGCTGGAATGCGCCGCCCATTACTACTAA